A section of the Phaseolus vulgaris cultivar G19833 chromosome 8, P. vulgaris v2.0, whole genome shotgun sequence genome encodes:
- the LOC137823796 gene encoding CBL-interacting protein kinase 2-like, with translation MEQKGGVLMQKYELGRLLGQGNFAKVYHARNLITGTSVAIKVIDKEKVLKVGLVDQIKREISVMRLIRHRRVVELYEVIASKTKIYFVMELAKGGELFNKVLKGRLKVDAARKYFQQLISAVDYCHSRGVCHRDLKPENILLDENENLLVSDFGLSALFESKGQDGLLHTTCGTPAYVAPEVINRKGYDGVKADIWSCGVILFVLLAGHLPFHDSNLMEMYKKIIKGQFKFPKWFAPDVRRLLSRILDPNPKTRISIARIMKCSWFKVGLENPAITPTENQELAPQDADGIFEACENDGPPIAESKHELTKPCNLNAFAIISFSTGFDLSGMFQETVSMKEMRFMSNKPASSIISKLEEICKRLSLKVRKKDGGLLKMEGSKEGRKGTLGVDAEIFEITPQLHMVELRKSNGDTMEYQKLFTQDIRPALQDIVWTWQGEQPQQDQQHHEVIQEDHQPSHTA, from the coding sequence ATGGAACAGAAGGGAGGTGTGCTTATGCAAAAATATGAACTTGGTAGATTATTAGGCCAAGGGAACTTTGCAAAGGTCTACCATGCTAGGAATCTGATAACTGGCACGAGTGTGGCCATTAAGGTAATTGATAAGGAAAAAGTTTTGAAAGTTGGACTGGTTGATCAGATTAAGCGTGAAATTTCAGTGATGAGATTAATAAGACATCGACGCGTGGTTGAGCTTTATGAGGTAATTGCCTCTAAAACCAAAATTTACTTTGTCATGGAGCTTGCAAAAGGTGGTGAACTCTTCAACAAGGTACTCAAAGGAAGGCTCAAGGTGGATGCTGCTAGGAAATATTTTCAGCAACTGATTAGTGCTGTTGACTACTGCCATAGCAGGGGTGTGTGTCATCGAGACTTAAAGCCTGAAAATATACTTTTGGATGAAAATGAGAATTTGTTGGTTTCGGACTTTGGGTTGAGTGCCCTTTTTGAATCCAAGGGCCAAGATGGATTGCTCCATACTACTTGTGGTACCCCTGCCTATGTTGCTCCAGAAGTGATAAACAGAAAGGGTTATGATGGGGTGAAAGCAGATATATGGTCATGTGGGGTAATCTTGTTTGTTCTGTTGGCTGGGCATCTTCCATTCCATGATTCAAATCTGATGGAGAtgtacaagaaaattattaaaggGCAATTCAAATTTCCTAAATGGTTTGCACCTGATGTTCGCCGGTTATTGTCCAGAATATTGGATCCAAACCCAAAGACCAGGATATCAATTGCCAGGATTATGAAATGTTCCTGGTTTAAAGTGGGGTTGGAGAATCCTGCTATTACTCCAACCGAAAACCAAGAACTAGCTCCCCAGGATGCTGATGGAATATTTGAAGCGTGCGAGAATGATGGTCCACCTATTGCAGAATCAAAGCATGAACTGACCAAGCCTTGTAACTTAAATGCTTTTGCTATTATCTCCTTCTCAACTGGTTTTGATTTATCTGGTATGTTCCAGGAGACTGTTTCGATGAAAGAGATGCGGTTTATGTCAAATAAGCCTGCTTCGAGTATAATCTCTAAGTTGGAAGAAATTTGTAAGCGGCTTTCCTTGAAAGTAAGGAAGAAAGATGGAGGCTTATTGAAGATGGAGGGTTCTAAGGAAGGAAGGAAAGGGACTTTAGGTGTTGATGCTGAGATTTTTGAGATTACCCCACAGCTCCACATGGTGGAACTTAGAAAGTCCAATGGTGATACCATGGAGTACCAGAAGCTTTTTACACAGGATATTAGACCAGCACTTCAGGACATTGTTTGGACCTGGC